A window from Pseudomonadota bacterium encodes these proteins:
- a CDS encoding hydrogenase produces MMDRREFLKLGATLSAAFGILNLPKPVIAALKKIEPQSIPKLIYLQGQSCSGCSVSLLQAASPSPLTLITNYSQLAFHTDLSAVSGKKALDLIEKYISGKAGDYYLAVEGAIPAKMPEACVIGDKVFGQYLEAAASTMIGAVAVGSCASDGGIPAAEGNLTGAISLRQYYKQLNINKLIINLRGCSVHPDWVWQTIINIVKVGLPELTDQGSPALFYSRKVHEQCPRYHDFQQEIFATKLGEGGCLFKLGCLGPDTAADCPNRWWNLSQSWCIAANAPCIGCAWPNFARKKDFPFYRLSEQKKPIERS; encoded by the coding sequence ATAATGGATAGAAGGGAATTTTTGAAACTGGGGGCCACGTTAAGCGCCGCTTTTGGTATTCTTAACCTGCCGAAACCGGTTATTGCTGCTCTGAAAAAAATTGAGCCCCAAAGCATACCCAAGCTTATATATCTTCAGGGGCAATCTTGTTCAGGTTGTTCGGTTTCACTTTTGCAGGCTGCTTCACCGTCTCCGCTTACCCTTATTACCAATTATTCGCAGCTGGCTTTTCATACCGACCTGTCTGCCGTTTCCGGAAAAAAAGCATTAGATCTTATTGAAAAATATATTTCAGGTAAAGCAGGCGACTATTATCTGGCAGTAGAAGGAGCCATCCCGGCAAAAATGCCTGAGGCTTGTGTAATCGGAGACAAAGTCTTTGGTCAATATCTTGAAGCGGCAGCAAGTACTATGATCGGTGCAGTAGCGGTTGGCTCATGTGCAAGCGACGGAGGTATCCCGGCAGCTGAAGGTAATCTGACCGGTGCAATCAGTCTTAGACAATATTATAAACAGCTTAACATAAATAAACTTATCATTAATTTGCGCGGTTGTTCGGTGCACCCGGACTGGGTTTGGCAAACAATTATAAACATAGTTAAAGTTGGACTCCCGGAATTGACAGACCAGGGTTCACCGGCTCTTTTTTACAGCCGGAAAGTCCATGAGCAATGTCCAAGATATCATGACTTCCAGCAGGAGATATTTGCTACCAAACTTGGTGAAGGAGGCTGTTTATTTAAATTGGGCTGTTTAGGACCGGATACTGCCGCAGATTGCCCAAACAGATGGTGGAACCTCAGCCAAAGTTGGTGTATTGCTGCCAATGCACCATGTATCGGTTGCGCCTGGCCAAACTTTGCCCGAAAAAAGGATTTTCCTTTCTACAGACTATCCGAACAAAAAAAACCCATAGAAAGGAGTTAA
- a CDS encoding hydrogenase maturation nickel metallochaperone HypA produces MGIALNILDIVKQEMEHYGVKRLISICLTVGEFTAIALHSLTFCFEIITKNTPFEGVKLEIEPVPLICRCNNCEKEFAIDEYSFICTSCGSNAVETISGRELFIKEIEID; encoded by the coding sequence ATGGGGATTGCTTTAAATATATTGGATATAGTTAAACAGGAAATGGAGCACTACGGGGTAAAAAGATTAATTTCTATTTGCCTGACAGTTGGTGAATTCACTGCTATAGCCCTTCATAGCCTAACCTTTTGCTTTGAAATTATAACTAAAAACACACCTTTTGAAGGGGTTAAGCTTGAAATAGAACCGGTTCCATTAATCTGTAGATGTAATAACTGCGAAAAGGAATTTGCTATCGATGAATACAGCTTTATATGTACATCATGCGGTTCAAACGCTGTTGAAACAATCTCCGGCAGAGAATTATTTATTAAAGAAATTGAAATTGATTAA
- a CDS encoding DUF190 domain-containing protein, whose protein sequence is MNLPPEGQLLRIFIGESDKYEGKPLYEWLVIKAKEHGLAGATAIRGLMGFGANSRIHTSKILRLSLDLPIIVEIVDTHEKIKEFLGIIESVVKEGLVTLEKADIRLYRSSKQKE, encoded by the coding sequence ATGAACCTTCCGCCTGAAGGTCAACTTCTTCGAATATTTATCGGAGAAAGCGATAAATATGAAGGAAAACCATTGTATGAATGGCTTGTAATTAAAGCAAAAGAGCATGGTTTGGCCGGTGCTACCGCCATTCGTGGATTAATGGGTTTTGGTGCAAACAGTCGTATCCATACTTCAAAAATATTGCGATTATCTCTTGATTTGCCGATCATCGTGGAAATAGTTGATACGCATGAAAAAATAAAAGAATTTCTTGGTATTATAGAAAGTGTAGTAAAAGAAGGTTTGGTAACCCTTGAAAAAGCGGATATTCGTCTTTACAGAAGCAGTAAGCAAAAAGAATAA
- the crcB gene encoding fluoride efflux transporter CrcB yields MSNILIVGIGGFTGAILRYLISGYIQNLTQKAAFPFGTLAVNITGCFLIGIFSQLVESQAGLSSELRTFLIIGLLGAYTTYSTFSNETMNLLQNQQFFLALVNVGTHLFLGLLAVLIGRFTIIALWR; encoded by the coding sequence ATGAGCAACATACTTATAGTAGGTATAGGTGGTTTCACAGGCGCAATTTTAAGATACCTGATTAGTGGATATATTCAAAACTTGACACAAAAAGCCGCGTTTCCTTTTGGAACCCTGGCAGTAAATATTACAGGCTGTTTTTTGATCGGTATTTTTTCCCAGCTTGTAGAATCTCAGGCCGGCTTGTCATCCGAACTGCGCACATTTCTTATAATCGGGCTTTTAGGCGCTTATACTACATATTCTACATTCAGCAACGAAACTATGAATCTTTTACAGAATCAACAATTTTTCCTTGCATTGGTAAACGTCGGGACTCATTTGTTTTTAGGGTTATTAGCAGTATTAATTGGCCGTTTTACAATAATTGCATTGTGGAGGTAA
- a CDS encoding methyl-accepting chemotaxis protein yields the protein MQGKSFANLSVTGKIMFFVLLIMFVFLTTGTGFITSFVKKRITGNYITSIHTLFESLEQGVRDSLERGQMENFHKLLLRQRDITGVLDVTLYDQQGKANLSSSTNNLEGMVLDDKIFKNITEKKDVVEVISSGKIDIYAPQIVNSDCIRCHHNWKQGNVGGVLSLSYDLSELNLIVSDLTKKMTIGSIIILIAVSAIIYMLMKWTVSRPINAIIRDLVDSASQTSSSANQTSTASDSLASNAFQQAASIDETSVSIDEVSSMTANNAENASEANDLMLQAKNVMDSSNKAMQELIDAMKEISDTNEETYKIIKTIDEIAFQTNLLALNAAVEAARAGEAGSGFAVVADEVRSLAMRAASAAKVTSEMLEGTRKRVSKGVEFVNVTESAFKSALEITGKTAVLLNDISSASKEQHEGMDIVTKAVQELDKVTQQNAIDAEKAAEIARSMEQQSEMLNKHISTLVHLVEGGKKIDNLPVKTG from the coding sequence ATGCAGGGAAAGTCATTTGCTAATTTGTCGGTTACAGGGAAAATTATGTTCTTTGTGCTTCTGATAATGTTTGTGTTTCTTACAACCGGAACAGGGTTTATAACCAGTTTTGTAAAAAAAAGGATAACAGGAAACTACATTACTTCTATTCATACCCTCTTTGAATCGCTTGAGCAGGGAGTACGCGACTCTTTGGAGCGCGGTCAGATGGAAAATTTTCATAAACTGCTTTTGCGCCAGAGAGACATCACAGGCGTTCTGGACGTCACACTCTATGATCAGCAGGGGAAAGCCAATCTTTCTTCTTCCACAAATAACCTTGAAGGAATGGTTTTAGATGATAAAATTTTTAAAAATATTACTGAAAAAAAAGATGTGGTTGAGGTTATCAGTTCAGGAAAAATCGATATATACGCTCCACAGATAGTAAATTCCGACTGCATTCGCTGTCATCATAACTGGAAACAAGGTAATGTAGGAGGGGTTCTTTCACTCTCTTATGATTTGTCGGAACTCAACTTGATTGTTTCCGATCTGACAAAAAAGATGACTATCGGTTCAATAATAATACTCATTGCTGTCTCGGCAATAATTTATATGCTTATGAAATGGACAGTATCCAGGCCTATCAATGCTATTATCAGGGATCTTGTCGATAGCGCATCCCAAACATCATCTTCTGCCAATCAAACCTCCACGGCAAGTGATTCGCTGGCTTCTAATGCTTTTCAACAAGCAGCCTCAATAGATGAAACCAGCGTTTCTATAGATGAAGTATCATCTATGACAGCAAACAATGCTGAAAATGCTTCCGAAGCAAATGATCTGATGCTACAGGCAAAAAATGTTATGGACAGTTCAAACAAGGCTATGCAGGAATTGATAGATGCAATGAAAGAGATCTCGGATACAAATGAAGAAACTTACAAGATTATAAAAACAATTGATGAAATAGCTTTTCAGACAAACTTATTGGCTCTGAATGCGGCAGTTGAAGCGGCAAGAGCCGGAGAAGCAGGAAGCGGTTTTGCAGTTGTGGCTGATGAAGTGAGAAGCCTTGCAATGCGGGCTGCCAGCGCGGCTAAAGTTACATCGGAAATGCTTGAAGGAACACGCAAGCGGGTTTCGAAAGGGGTTGAGTTTGTAAATGTTACAGAAAGTGCATTTAAAAGTGCTCTTGAAATTACCGGCAAGACAGCTGTTTTGCTTAATGATATTTCTTCCGCATCCAAAGAACAGCATGAAGGTATGGATATTGTAACCAAAGCGGTACAGGAACTTGATAAAGTGACTCAACAAAATGCAATCGATGCTGAAAAGGCGGCAGAAATAGCCAGAAGCATGGAACAACAGTCGGAAATGCTTAATAAGCATATTTCCACACTTGTTCATTTAGTAGAGGGTGGCAAAAAGATTGATAACCTTCCAGTAAAAACCGGGTGA
- the hypB gene encoding hydrogenase nickel incorporation protein HypB, which produces MKIPVIRNILEANEELAEENKSLFKQNNLLVLNLMSSPGAGKTTLLECTIDALKDKIRIGVIEGDIQTTNDAERIAKKGVAAVQINTDGACHLDSRMISHALKELDLSSLDLLIVENVGNLVCPAEFEVGEDYKIMILSVTEGDDKPLKYPLMFSKSSVLLINKIDLLPYVDASVEKIRHYSSGINPDLEIFEVSCRNLSGLDSWFNWILQRIPKYKSQ; this is translated from the coding sequence ATGAAAATTCCTGTTATAAGAAATATTTTGGAAGCTAATGAAGAGCTTGCTGAAGAAAATAAAAGTTTGTTTAAACAAAACAATTTACTGGTTCTTAATTTGATGAGCTCTCCTGGCGCCGGCAAAACTACTCTTCTGGAATGTACCATTGATGCTTTAAAAGATAAAATCCGTATAGGGGTTATAGAAGGAGATATCCAAACAACCAATGATGCTGAAAGGATTGCGAAAAAAGGAGTTGCCGCCGTACAGATAAATACAGACGGAGCCTGCCATTTAGACAGCAGAATGATCTCCCATGCGCTTAAAGAGCTTGATCTTTCATCCCTGGATCTTCTGATTGTGGAAAATGTCGGCAATCTGGTATGCCCGGCTGAATTTGAGGTAGGCGAGGATTATAAAATCATGATTTTAAGTGTTACGGAAGGAGATGATAAACCTCTTAAATATCCTTTAATGTTTTCTAAATCCAGCGTACTTCTGATAAATAAAATCGATCTGCTTCCCTATGTTGATGCCAGCGTAGAAAAAATTCGTCATTATTCATCCGGTATTAATCCCGATCTGGAAATTTTTGAAGTTTCCTGCCGTAACCTATCCGGGCTTGACTCCTGGTTTAACTGGATACTTCAACGGATCCCGAAGTATAAAAGCCAATGA
- a CDS encoding nickel-dependent hydrogenase large subunit produces MKVSLGPITRIEGHLNIETTVEKNKIVDARCKGEMFRGFEVFLQGRDPLDAQQITQRICGVCPYAHAIASSYAQESTYNLNVPPNGRIMHNLIQGANHLYDYLLQFYQLAALDFIDVTAILQYKGKDADLLTVKNWVQAELASGKSYPAAPFLPRLSGKYIKDKDLNIGALKHYIEAMEIQKKANAAAAIFGGKFPHSTSIFPGGCTQNARIDLIASYQSLIHEVRDFYHNKYIPDVLAVAKAFPEYWEIGASKGGFLSFGLLPVTSEPNSERVFSSGALLNGDISPVNFELITEDVKHSLYSSPSGLKVKDSTLTPSPHKSGAYSWIKAPRYQGQMVEVGSAARILVDYHQGHNPKVKKLVDTFAGQVGIKPSKINSVLGRYLSRAICGAVIADFLLDETERLDTKGPTIADIKIPASGEGFGATEASRGALLHYIRIKNYKIERYECVVPTTWNASPRDDNNQPGAMESALIGTHVQDPEDQIEAVRIVHSFDPCIACAVH; encoded by the coding sequence ATGAAAGTTAGCCTTGGTCCGATAACAAGAATTGAAGGTCATTTAAATATTGAAACTACAGTTGAAAAGAATAAAATTGTTGATGCCCGCTGTAAGGGCGAGATGTTTAGGGGCTTTGAGGTTTTTCTTCAAGGAAGGGACCCGCTTGACGCACAGCAGATTACTCAAAGAATTTGTGGTGTATGTCCCTATGCTCATGCTATTGCATCTTCATATGCTCAGGAAAGCACATATAATTTAAATGTGCCGCCTAACGGGCGCATCATGCATAACCTGATACAAGGAGCAAATCATTTATACGATTACCTGTTGCAGTTTTATCAGCTCGCGGCTTTAGATTTTATAGATGTCACAGCAATTCTTCAATACAAGGGAAAAGACGCAGATCTTCTTACGGTAAAAAACTGGGTACAGGCCGAGCTTGCTTCAGGCAAATCATATCCTGCGGCTCCATTTCTGCCAAGATTATCTGGAAAATATATTAAAGATAAAGATCTCAATATTGGAGCTTTGAAGCACTATATCGAAGCCATGGAGATCCAGAAAAAGGCTAATGCTGCAGCGGCAATATTCGGAGGCAAATTCCCACATAGTACTTCTATTTTTCCTGGAGGCTGCACGCAAAATGCAAGAATTGATCTTATCGCATCATATCAGTCTTTGATTCACGAAGTTCGTGATTTTTATCATAATAAGTATATCCCCGATGTTTTGGCAGTAGCAAAGGCATTCCCGGAATACTGGGAAATAGGAGCCAGTAAAGGCGGGTTTCTATCTTTTGGCCTTTTGCCTGTAACTTCCGAACCTAATAGCGAAAGAGTGTTTTCTTCCGGAGCACTTTTAAACGGCGATATATCGCCGGTAAATTTTGAGTTGATTACTGAAGATGTGAAACATTCCCTGTATTCGTCGCCAAGCGGACTCAAAGTTAAAGATTCGACTTTAACCCCATCTCCTCATAAAAGTGGCGCTTATTCATGGATAAAGGCTCCGCGTTATCAGGGTCAAATGGTAGAAGTTGGAAGTGCTGCCCGAATCCTTGTTGACTATCACCAGGGACATAATCCTAAAGTGAAAAAGCTTGTAGATACATTTGCCGGTCAGGTTGGCATAAAACCTTCAAAGATCAACTCGGTTCTTGGGCGTTATTTGAGCCGTGCTATCTGTGGCGCAGTTATTGCCGACTTTCTGCTCGATGAGACTGAACGGCTTGATACGAAAGGACCCACAATAGCTGATATTAAAATACCGGCATCCGGTGAAGGTTTCGGTGCTACTGAAGCATCTCGAGGAGCATTACTGCATTATATACGCATAAAGAACTACAAAATTGAAAGATATGAATGTGTTGTGCCAACCACCTGGAATGCTTCTCCCAGAGACGATAATAATCAGCCGGGTGCCATGGAATCAGCACTTATAGGAACTCATGTGCAAGACCCTGAAGATCAGATAGAAGCTGTCAGGATTGTACATTCTTTTGATCCATGCATTGCCTGCGCTGTACACTGA